One window of Eublepharis macularius isolate TG4126 chromosome 17, MPM_Emac_v1.0, whole genome shotgun sequence genomic DNA carries:
- the RILP gene encoding rab-interacting lysosomal protein produces MEEPAAKPGAPRQLALEQVYRLAGSLGSELQRLSDLCGSAAVAALVPQVVCLLELLEALAAGAGPRKLPQREAATATAGEEVRPAASQDEEETLSEGRKRERLLQVRLAQVEEENQKLLGQLAGGQSQADRATHKEREVMLRLKEVVDKQRDEIRAQAHEILSKSRDTEALQEQLSRFMAVNEELRHKLAVVQLQLKKALQEKEALENALLATSREADRLKEAQRGKESSRPGMDKGAAAAPMEEAPSRDQGGRCFSKEELQEILQERNELKTSLFLVREELAYYQRELLNNERIPSLLLGAMQLAIRKQHKKIRAKMLGTTEESGSSDEEEGVWLASPDSDTVDGSVAQSRIKSFFGLWYRSGKDSSTDAYPGAWEIVDRQEVDPEKEEEERKGA; encoded by the exons ATGGAGGAGCCGGCGGCCAAGCCCGGCGCCCCCCGCCAGCTGGCCCTGGAGCAGGTGTACCGGCTGGCCGGCTCGCTGGGCTCGGAGCTGCAGCGCCTCTCGGACCTCTGCGGGTCGGCCGCCGTGGCCGCGCTGGTGCCGCAGGTGGTGTGCCTGCTGGAGCTGCTGGAAGCGCTGGCGGCCGGCGCCGGGCCGCGCAAGCTGCCTCAGCGGGAGGCGGCCACGGCCACGGCCGGGGAGGAGGTCCGGCCGGCGGCCTCGCAG GATGAGGAAGAGACCCTCTCGGAAGGCCGGAAGAGAGAGCGCCTGCTGCAGGTGCGCCTGGCCCAGGTGGAAGAGGAGAACCAGAAGCTCTTGGGCCAGCTGGCTGGCGGCCAGTCCCAGGCAG ATAGGGCCACGCACAAAGAGAGGGAGGTGATGCTGCGACTCAAGGAGGTGGTAGACAAACAAAGGGATGAGATCCGCGCCCAGGCCCACGAGATCCTCAGCAAGAGTCGTGACACGGAGGCG CTTCAGGAGCAGCTCAGCCGCTTCATGGCCGTGAACGAGGAGCTGCGCCACAAGCTGGCCGTGGTTCAGCTGCAGCTGAAGAAGGCCCTGCAGGAGAAGGAGGCCCTGGAGAACGCTCTGCTGGCGACCAGCCGGGAAGCAGACAGGCTGAAGGAGGCGCAGCGGGGAAAGGAGTCCTCCAGGCCTGGCATG gacaagggtGCTGCAGCAGCACCTATGGAGGAGGCCCCTAGCAGAGACCAGGGAGGGAGGTGCTTCTCCAAGGAAGAACTTCAGGAGATCCTTCAAGAACGTAATGAGCTCAAGACCAGCCTGTTCTTGGTGCGGGAGGAGTTGGCTTATTACCAAAG GGAGCTGCTTAACAACGAGCGAATCCCCAGCCTCCTCCTGGGTGCCATGCAACTGGCCATCCGGAAGCAACACAAGAAGATCCGTGCTAAGATGCTGGGGACGACAGAGGAGTCAGGGAGCAG TGATGAAGAGGAGGGAGTGTGGCTGGCTTCACCTGACTCAGACACAGTGGATGGCTCCGTGGCCCAGTCCAGGATCAAGAGCTT TTTTGGCTTGTGGTATCGCAGCGGCAAAGACAGCTCTACAGACGCCTACCCTGGAGCCTGGGAGATTGTTGATCGGCAAGAGGTTGACccagagaaggaagaggaggagaggaaagggGCCTGA
- the PRPF8 gene encoding pre-mRNA-processing-splicing factor 8 encodes MAGVFPFRGPCPPMPAPLTPLPDYMSEEKLQEKARKWQQLQAKRYAEKRKFGFVDAQKEDMPPEHVRKIIRDHGDMTNRKFRHDKRVYLGALKYMPHAVLKLLENMPMPWEQIRDVPVLYHITGAISFVNEIPWVIEPVYIAQWGSMWIMMRREKRDRRHFKRMRFPPFDDEEPPLDYADNILDVEPLEAIQLELDPEEDAPVLDWFYDHQPLKDNRKYVNGSTYQRWQFTLPMMSTLYRLANQLLTDLVDDNYFYLFDLKAFFTSKALNMAIPGGPKFEPLVRDINLQDEDWNEFNDINKIIIRQPIRTEYKIAFPYLYNNLPHHVHLTWYHTPNVVFIKTEDPDLPAFYFDPLINPISHRHSVKSQEPLPDDDEEFELPEFLEPFLKDTPLYTDNTANGIALLWAPRPFNLRSGRTRRALDIPLVKNWYREHCPAGQPVKVRVSYQKLLKYYVLNALKHRPPKAQKKRYLFRSFKATKFFQSTKLDWVEVGLQVCRQGYNMLNLLIHRKNLNYLHLDYNFNLKPVKTLTTKERKKSRFGNAFHLCREVLRLTKLVVDSHVQYRLGNVDAFQLSDGLQYIFAHVGQLTGMYRYKYKLMRQIRMCKDLKHLIYYRFNTGPVGKGPGCGFWAAGWRVWLFFMRGITPLLERWLGNLLARQFEGRHSKGVAKTVTKQRVESHFDLELRAAVMHDILDMMPEGIKQNKARTILQHLSEAWRCWKANIPWKVPGLPTPIENMILRYVKAKADWWTNTAHYNRERIRRGATVDKTVCKKNLGRLTRLYLKAEQERQHNYLKDGPYITAEEAVAVYTTTVHWLESRRFSPIPFPPLSYKHDTKLLILALERLKEAYSVKSRLNQSQREELGLIEQAYDNPHEALSRIKRHLLTQRAFKEVGIEFMDLYSHLVPVYDVEPLEKITDAYLDQYLWYEADKRRLFPPWIKPADTEPPPLLVYKWCQGINNLQDVWETSEGECNVMLESRFEKMYEKIDLTLLNRLLRLIVDHNIADYMTAKNNVVINYKDMNHTNSYGIIRGLQFASFIVQYYGLVMDLLVLGLHRASEMAGPPQMPNDFLSFQDIATEVAHPIRLFCRYIDRIHIFFRFTADEARDLIQRYLTEHPDPNNENIVGYNNKKCWPRDARMRLMKHDVNLGRAVFWDIKNRLPRSVTTVQWENSFVSVYSKDNPNLLFNMCGFECRILPKCRTSYEEFTHKDGVWNLQNEVTKERTAQCFLRVDDESMQRFHNRVRQILMASGSTTFTKIVNKWNTALIGLMTYFREAVVNTQELLDLLVKCENKIQTRIKIGLNSKMPSRFPPVVFYTPKELGGLGMLSMGHVLIPQSDLRWSKQTDVGITHFRSGMSHEEDQLIPNLYRYIQPWESEFIDSQRVWAEYALKRQEAIAQNRRLTLEDLEDSWDRGIPRINTLFQKDRHTLAYDKGWRVRTDFKQYQVLKQNPFWWTHQRHDGKLWNLNNYRTDMIQALGGVEGILEHTLFKGTYFPTWEGLFWEKASGFEESMKWKKLTNAQRSGLNQIPNRRFTLWWSPTINRANVYVGFQVQLDLTGIFMHGKIPTLKISLIQIFRAHLWQKIHESIVMDLCQVFDQELDALEIETVQKETIHPRKSYKMNSSCADILLFASYKWNVSRPSLLADSKDVMDSTTTQKYWIDIQLRWGDYDSHDIERYARAKFLDYTTDNMSIYPSPTGVLIAIDLAYNLHSAYGNWFPGSKPLIQQAMAKIMKANPALYVLRERIRKGLQLYSSEPTEPYLSSQNYGELFSNQIIWFVDDTNVYRVTIHKTFEGNLTTKPINGAIFIFNPRTGQLFLKIIHTSVWAGQKRLGQLAKWKTAEEVAALIRSLPVEEQPKQIIVTRKGMLDPLEVHLLDFPNIVIKGSELQLPFQACLKVEKFGDLILKATEPQMVLFNLYDDWLKTISSYTAFSRLILILRALHVNNDRAKVILKPDKTTITEPHHIWPTLTDEEWIKVEVQLKDLILADYGKKNNVNVASLTQSEIRDIILGMEISAPSQQRQQIAEIEKQTKEQSQLTATQTRTVNKHGDEIITSTTSNYETQTFSSKTEWRVRAISAANLHLRTNHIYVSSDDIKETGYTYILPKNVLKKFICISDLRAQIAGYLYGVSPPDNPQVKEIRCIVMVPQWGTHQTVHLPGQLPQHEYLKEMEPLGWIHTQPNESPQLSPQDVTTHAKVMAENPSWDGEKTIIITCSFTPGSCTLTAYKLTPSGYEWGRQNTDKGNNPKGYLPSHYERVQMLLSDRFLGFFMVPAQGSWNYNFMGVRHDPNMKYELQLANPKEFYHEVHRPSHFLNFALLQEGEVYSADREDLYA; translated from the exons CCCGCAAATGGCAGCAACTCCAGGCCAAACGCTATGCTGAGAAGAGGAAGTTTGGCTTCGTAGATGCCCAAAAAGAAGACATGCCTCCTGAGCATGTGAGGAAGATCATCCGTGACCATGGTGACATGACCAACAGAAAATTCCGGCATGACAAGCGGGTTTATTTGGG TGCTCTGAAGTACATGCCTCATGCCGTCCTGAAGCTTCTAGAGAACATGCCAATGCCCTGGGAACAAATACGGGATGTGCCTGTCTTGTACCACATCACTGGTGCCATCTCCTTTGTGAATGAGATACCGTGGGTGATTGAGCCAGTGTACATTGCCCAATGGGG GTCTATGTGGATCATGATGAGACGAGAAAAGAGGGACCGCCGCCACTTCAAGCGCATGCGCTTCCCGCCTTTCGATGATGAGGAACCGCCTCTTGACTACGCTGACAATATTCTGGATGTGGAGCCCCTCGAGGCCATCCAGCTGGAACTGGACCCCGAGGAGGATGCCCCGGTCCTGGATTGGTTTTATGACCACCAGCCTCTGAAGGACAACCGCAA GTATGTCAATGGCTCCACATATCAACGCTGGCAGTTCACCCTCCCCATGATGTCCACCCTCTACCGCCTGGCCAACCAGCTCCTCACAGACCTTGTGGATGACAACTATTTCTACCTCTTCGATCTGAAGGCCTTCTTCACCTCCAAGGCCCTCAACATGGCCATTCCCGGGGGGCCCAAGTTTGAGCCTCTGGTCCGAGACATTAACCTGCA GGATGAGGACTGGAATGAATTCAATGACATCAACAAAATCATCATCCGCCAGCCAATCAGGACTGAGTACAAAATCGCCTTCCCCTACCTTTACAACaacctcccccaccatgtccacCTCACCTG GTATCACACACCAAATGTGGTCTTCATCAAGACTGAGGATCCAGACTTGCCAGCTTTCTACTTTGACCCACTCATCAACCCCATTTCACACAGACACTCTGTTAAG AGTCAAGAGCCTCTCCCTGATGACGATGAGGAGTTTGAGCTGCCAGAATTCTTGGAGCCCTTTCTAAAGGACACGCCCCTCTACACGGACAACACAGCTAACGGCATTGCGCTCTTGTGGGCACCTCGGCCCTTCAACTTGCGTTCTGGCCGAACCCGCCGAGCTCTTGACATCCCTCTTGTCAAGAACTG GTACCGGGAACATTGCCCAGCCGGTCAGCCTGTCAAAGTCCGGGTCTCCTACCAGAAGCTGCTGAAGTACTATGTCCTGAACGCACTCAAGCATCGGCCCCCCAAGGCTCAGAAGAAGCG GTATCTCTTCCGCTCATTCAAGGCCACCAAGTTCTTCCAGTCAACCAAACTGGACTGGGTGGAGGTGGGCCTCCAGGTCTGCCGCCAGGGCTACAACATGCTGAACTTGTTGATCCACCGCAAGAACCTCAACTATCTGCACCTGGACTACAACTTCAACCTCAAGCCTGTCAAGACTCTCACCACCAAG GAAAGAAAGAAGTCCCGGTTTGGGAATGCTTTTCACCTGTGCCGAGAGGTGCTGCGCCTTACCAAGCTGGTGGTGGACAGCCACGTCCAGTATCGACTAGGAAACGTGGATGCTTTTCAG TTATCAGATGGTCTGCAGTATATCTTTGCCCATGTTGGGCAGCTGACGGGGATGTACAGATACAAGTACAAGCTGATGAGGCAGATCCGGATGTGCAAAGACCTGAAGCACCTCATTTACTATCGTTTCAATACA GGGCCTGTGGGGAAGGGCCCTGGCTGTGGCTTCTGGGCAGCAGGCTGGCGCGTGTGGCTCTTCTTCATGCGAGGCATCACCCCACTGCTGGAGCGCTGGCTGGGCAACCTTCTGGCCAGGCAGTTTGAAG gccgtCACTCAAAGGGCGTGGCCAAGACAGTCACCAAGCAACGTGTGGAATCGCACTTTGACTTGGAGCTGCGTGCCGCTGTGATGCATGATATCCTGGATATGATGCCCGAGGGGATCAAGCAAAACAAAGCCCGGACCATCCTGCAGCATCTGAGCGAAGCCTGGCGCTGCTGGAAAGCCAATATCCCTTGGAAG GTGCCTGGGCTACCCACTCCAATCGAGAATATGATCTTGAGGTATGTGAAGGCCAAAGCTGACTGGTGGACAAACACGGCCCACTACAACCGGGAGCGCATCCGCCGGGGTGCCACTGTAGACAAGACAGTCTGCAAGAAGAACCTAGGCCGTTTGACTAGGCTGTACTTGAAAGCAGAGCAGGAACGGCAGCACAACTATCTGAAG GATGGCCCATACATCACAGCAGAGGAGGCTGTGGCTGTCTACACCACGACGGTGCACTGGCTGGAGAGTCGACGGTTTTCGCCCATTCCTTTCCCTCCGCTGTCCTACAAGCATGACACCAAGCTACTGATTTTGGCCTTGGAGCGGCTGAAGGAAGCCTACAG CGTGAAATCCCGTCTGAATCAGTCACAGCGAGAGGAACTGGGTCTCATTGAGCAGGCCTATGACAACCCCCACGAGGCCTTGTCCCGCATCAAACGACACCTGCTGACGCAGCGAGCCTTCAAGGAG GTGGGCATTGAGTTCATGGACCTCTACAGCCACCTGGTCCCAGTGTATGATGTCgagcccctggagaaaatcactGATGCCTACTTGGACCAGTATCTGTGGTATGAAGCAGACAAGAGGCGGCTCTTTCCTCCCTGGATTAAGCCGGCCGACACAGAGCCTCCTCCGTTGCTTGTGTACAAATGGTGCCAAG GCATCAACAACTTGCAGGACGTGTGGGAGACCAGCGAAGGGGAGTGCAATGTAATGCTAGAGTCGCGCTTTGAGAAGATGTATGAGAAGATCGATCTTACGCTGCTCAACAGGCTGCTGCGCCTCATTGTTGACCACAACATTGCTGACTACATGACAGCCAAGAACAACGTGGTCATCAACTACAAG GACATGAACCACACCAACTCTTATGGGATCATTCGGGGGCTGCAGTTTGCCTCCTTCATTGTCCAGTACTACGGTCTGGTAATGGACTTGCTTGTGCTCGGCCTCCACCGGGCCAGTGAGATGGCCGGCCCCCCTCAGATGCCCAATGACTTCCTCAGCTTCCAGGATATTGCCACGGAGGTGGCCCACCCCATCCGCCTCTTCTGCAGATACATCGACCGCATCCACATATTCTTCAG ATTCACAGCAGATGAGGCAAGGGACCTGATCCAGCGCTACCTCACAGAGCACCCAGACCCCAACAACGAGAACATTGTGGGCTACAACAACAAGAAGTGCTGGCCCAGGGATGCTCGCATGCGCCTCATGAAACATGATGTCAACCT CGGTCGTGCTGTATTTTGGGATATCAAGAACCGCTTGCCTCGTTCAGTCACCACAGTGCAGTGGGAGAACAGCTTTGTGTCGGTGTACAGCAAGGATAACCCCAACCTGCTCTTCAACATGTGCGGCTTTGAATGCCGAATCCTCCCCAAGTGCCGCACCAGTTACGAAGAGTTCACCCATAAGGACGGCGTGTGGAACCTGCAAAACGAG GTGACCAAAGAGCGGACAGCTCAGTGCTTCCTAAGAGTGGACGATGAATCCATGCAGCGATTCCACAACAGAGTCAGGCAGATCCTTATGGCCTCAGGATCCACTACCTTCACTAAG ATCGTGAATAAGTGGAACACAGCTCTTATTGGTCTGATGACCTACTTCCGCGAGGCCGTGGTGAACACACAAGAACTGCTGGACTTGCTGGTGAAGTGTGAGAACAAAATCCAGACTCGGATCAAGATTGGCCTGAACTCCAAAATGCCCAGCCGCTTCCCACCAGTTGTCTTCTACACACCTAAGGAGTTGGGAGGCCTGGGAATGCTGTCCATGGGCCACGTCCTCATCCCCCAGTCTGATCTCAG GTGGTCCAAACAGACAGATGTAGGCATCACTCACTTCCGGTCAGGGATGAGCCACGAGGAAGACCAGCTGATCCCCAACTTGTACCGCTACATCCAGCCATGGGAGAGCGAGTTCATTGACTCACAGCGGGTGTGGGCAGAATATGCGCTGAAGAGGCAGGAGGCCATTGCTCAGAACAG GCGCCTGACTCTGGAGGATTTGGAAGACTCCTGGGACAGGGGCATCCCCCGCATCAACACCCTCTTTCAGAAAGACCGGCATACTCTTGCCTATGATAAGGGCTGGAGGGTCAGGACAGATTTCAAACAGTACCAG GTTCTGAAGCAGAATCCTTTTTGGTGGACTCACCAGCGCCATGATGGGAAACTCTGGAACCTGAACAATTACCGCACGGACATGATCCAAGCTCTTGGTGGTGTGGAGGGTATCCTGGAGCACACGCTTTTCAAAGGGAcctatttcccaacctgggaGGGTCTCTTCTG GGAAAAGGCAAGTGGGTTTGAGGAGTctatgaagtggaagaagctGACCAATGCCCAGCGCTCGGGTCTGAACCAGATCCCCAACAGGAGGTTCACTCTCTGGTGGTCTCCCACCATCAACAGGGCCAAC gtgtaCGTGGGCTTCCAGGTGCAGCTTGACTTGACAGGCATCTTCATGCATGGCAAGATTCCCACCCTGAAAATCTCCCTTATCCAGATCTTCCGGGCCCACTTGTGGCAGAAGATCCACGAGAGCATTGTTATGGACCTGTGTCAG GTGTTTGACCAGGAACTGGATGCCCTGGAGATCGAGACAGTGCAGAAGGAAACGATCCACCCCAGGAAGTCCTACAAGATGAACTCCTCCTGTGCAGACATACTCCTCTTTGCCTCATACAAGTGGAACGTGTCACGACCATCGCTGCTGGCAGACTCCAA gGATGTGATGGACAGCACCACCACGCAGAAGTACTGGATCGACATCCAACTGCGCTGGGGCGACTATGACTCCCATGACATTGAGCGCTATGCTCGGGCCAAGTTCCTGGACTACACCACGGACAACATGAGCATCTACCCATCCCCCACAGGTGTCCTCATTGCCATCGACCTGGCCTACAACCTGCACAG TGCCTATGGCAACTGGTTTCCAGGGAGCAAgcctctgatccagcaggccatGGCCAAGATCATGAAGGCAAACCCTGCTTTGTACGTGCTGCGGGAGCGGATCCGCAAAGGCCTTCAACTTTACTCTTCAGAGCCTACTGAGCCCTACCTATCTTCTCAGAACTACGGGGAGCTTTTCTCCAACCAAATCATCTGGTTCGTGGATGACACCAACGTTTACAGGGTCACCATTCACAAG ACATTTGAAGGGAACTTGACGACGAAGCCCATCAATGGGGCCATCTTTATCTTCAATCCCCGCACGGGGCAGCTCTTCCTGAAGATCATCCATACATCTGTGTGGGCAGGGCAGAAACGATTGGGCCAG CTGGCCAAGTGGAAGACAGCTGAGGAGGTGGCGGCCTTGATCCGATCCCTGCCTGTGGAGGAGCAGCCAAAGCAGATAATTGTAACCCGGAAGGGCATGTTGGACCCTCTGGAG GTGCACTTGCTGGATTTCCCCAATATTGTGATCAAAGGCTCAGAGCTGCAGTTACCTTTCCAAGCCTGCCTGAAAGTGGAGAAGTTTGGAGACCTCATTTTGAAGGCCACAGAACCCCAGATGGTTCTCTTCAACCTCTACGATGACTGGCTGAAGACCATTTCTTCCTACACG GCATTCTCCCGTCTGATTCTCATTCTTCGGGCACTGCATGTGAACAATGACCGGGCAAAGGTAATCTTGAAGCCTGACAAGACGACCATCACAGAGCCTCACCATATCTGGCCCACCTTGACAGATGAAGAGTGGATCAAAGTGGAGGTGCAACTGAAAGATCTGATCTTGGCAGATTACGGCAAGAAAAACAA TGTGAACGTGGCTTCTCTCACACAGTCTGAGATCCGAGACATCATCCTGGGCATGGAGATCTCTGCTCCTTCGCAGCAGAGGCAGCAGATCGCGGAGATTGAGAAACAGACCAAGGAACAGTCACAGCTGACGGCCACTCAGACGCGGACGGTGAATAAACACGGGGATGAGATCATCACGTCGACCACCAGCAACTACGAGACACAGACCTTCTCCTCCAAGACGGAGTGGCGTGTCAG GGCCATTTCTGCAGCAAACCTCCACTTGCGGACAAACCACATCTATGTCTCGTCAGATGACATCAAGGAGACTGGCTACACGTACATCCTACCTAAGAACGTTCTGAAAAAATTCATCTGCATTTCAGACTTGCGTGCACAG ATTGCAGGATACCTGTATGGCGTGAGCCCTCCTGATAACCCCCAGGTGAAGGAGATCCGCTGCATCGTGATGGTGCCTCAGTGGGGAACTCATCAGACAGTTCACCTCCCTGGCCAGCTACCCCAGCATGAGTATCTCAAG GAAATGGAGCCTCTGGGATGGATTCATACCCAACCAAATGAGTCTCCTCAGCTCTCACCTCAAGACGTTACGACTCATGCCAAAGTCATGGCTGAGAATCCCTCATGGGATGGAGAAAAGACTATCATCATCACCTGCAG CTTCACCCCTGGCTCCTGCACTTTGACGGCCTACAAGCTAACTCCCAGTGGCTACGAGTGGGGCAGGCAGAACACCGACAAAGGAAACAACCCCAAAGGCTACCTGCCTTCTCACTACGAGCGGGTCCAGATGCTCTTGTCTGACCGTTTCCTGGGCTTCTTCATGGTGCCAGCCCAGGGCTCCTGGAACTACAATTTCATGG GTGTCCGTCATGATCCTAACATGAAATATGAGCTACAGTTGGCAAATCCAAAGGAATTCTACCACGAGGTCCATCGGCCGTCCCATTTCCTcaactttgccctcctccaggaggGCGAGGTGTACTCCGCTGATCGAGAAGACCTCTATGCCTAG